The sequence below is a genomic window from Chthoniobacterales bacterium.
GACTTTCACTTTCGGCAGGAAATCGACTGTATATTCGCTGCCGCGATAAATTTCCGTGTGGCCTTTCTGGCGCCCGAACCCTTTCACTTCCGTCACGGTCATGCCTTCGATGCCGAGCTCGGCAAGGGCTTCCTTCACTTCCTCGAGTTTGAACGGCTTGATGATCGCTTCGAGTTTTTTCATGCGTTTTACAGTGGTGGT
It includes:
- a CDS encoding P-II family nitrogen regulator, which translates into the protein MKKLEAIIKPFKLEEVKEALAELGIEGMTVTEVKGFGRQKGHTEIYRGSEYTVDFLPKVKVEVVLADEMVDKAVSVVVAAAKTGKIGDGKVFVLPVEHAVRIRTEEIGEKAV